The stretch of DNA ATCATATCCTAATAAATGAAACACGGAATGACAAACCAAGTATAAAATTTCTCTGTCGATGCTATGTCCAAACTCCTGTGCTTGTTCGATTGATTTTTCTGTAGAAATTATAATATCACCTAAAATAAAAGGCATACCTTCTTCTGAAAATTCAAAATCCATTGGAAAAGAAAGTACATCTGTTTCTTTATCAATATTTCTAAATCTAGAATTTATATTCTTTATTTCTTCATTTGTAACAAAAGAAACTGATACTTCAATATTACTCATTCTCTTATTTTCAACCTTCAGAGCAGTTTCAATACATTTTATGATTTTTTTCTTAAGAGTATCTGAAA from Parvimonas micra encodes:
- the ybeY gene encoding rRNA maturation RNase YbeY is translated as MNVFFDDRQDIFVISDTLKKKIIKCIETALKVENKRMSNIEVSVSFVTNEEIKNINSRFRNIDKETDVLSFPMDFEFSEEGMPFILGDIIISTEKSIEQAQEFGHSIDREILYLVCHSVFHLLGYDHIEESDRIIMRNKEKETMKLMEVFKNEKEF